One Acidobacteriota bacterium genomic window carries:
- a CDS encoding TonB-dependent receptor, whose product MFKYWEVFYMRYRAVSRLALWLIAVAVVGFCSAQRLNGQILYGSVAGTVSDQTGAVVPGAAITIVNNDTGFTRNTTSASAGDYRLTDLPGGTYTLTVTAQGFKPVKQTGISVAAGSVNQQNVQLSVGAVTQEVTVSGAAATLQTQQANVHTTISNYAVQNLPLNIYHNFQSVELLAPGVVSLSSISGSYPNSLADTPDRSFAINSNGLPQHINTSRVDGATNVFLWLPDHMVIIPPAATVQEVNVQTSNYNVQKGLTMGAATDVITKGGTNQFHGQLYGFHTDAALGAQNALVHTSNGKKPKNIQNNDGVAVGGPIVKNKLFFFGNWDGYYQRNEAADQFLIPPTDMRNGDFSQYLGAPLYSDAAHTNPINVCTTSGGTTQLRGGMIFDPTTGDPNTGANRCVFTGNIIPTSRIYQGASSFWQLMAPYTPNYTLGQAFSETTAVNDLRLRNSAWNRNIYTGKVDYNISDRQTVWGKYTLQKALLNDGVDYGIAGRGNGTGISDDTAQTVTIGHTWTAKSNLVLTGHIGFTRMGEKNSTADFGKNYGQDVLGLANSNTPTNDQRYSGMPGIAISDFTTLGNNSSWQPVQRNDWQLTLDENGTWIKGKHSIVFGFDASHNHMNHWQPEIVCCPRGYVITSDYNTFLNLTPGNAATVYDATGKSSTFNPAIWNGAAAFDLGLASEVENGQQFIKATNKDWDEALYIGDTFRLTPKLTIDAGLRWEYYPLITRDGVSKFEVYDAATNQLYLGGLGNHDTHLNNTPVGVTSSKTLFAPRLGLAYQFNDKTVVRAAFGMSYDTLPLERPLRGFWPYTIGADNNVVLPGVSSAVTQYLPYASFDTSKNTINNIPGSPVNGGVGLANGVPLIQAPTGFQSGIITPPSDVTIGTLAPGDFKRGYVEFWNFTVQRKLPGEVLLNVGYVGNHLVHEFNGRDANAAPLGAGNNGSPLYLPFGRPQSSGTFLFQGYLDSHYNSLQVSLDRHVTNGLFLQGSYTYSKVIGYMDDEGWENGLRFNCTSNSLLPQGCQSLNRHTLSFDHTHVLKMAFIYDLPFGAGQKWANTDRAARAILGGWQINGIVTGLSGSPLYVTQTSSFLNTPGTSQVADFSGDLQMIKGTGRHEQWFNTTAFTPVETVRIGNGGRGNSWLRGPGLMQLDLSLFRNFKLTERFDLKVRAETLNFANHPHWSNPSTSCSITSTGVCGGSLGQITSAFGERIFQLGAEIDF is encoded by the coding sequence ATGTTCAAATATTGGGAGGTGTTTTACATGCGATATAGGGCTGTATCTCGACTTGCTCTATGGCTCATCGCAGTCGCCGTTGTCGGATTCTGTTCAGCTCAACGTTTGAATGGGCAGATTCTCTATGGTTCCGTTGCCGGAACAGTTTCCGACCAGACAGGAGCAGTAGTGCCTGGGGCGGCTATCACGATTGTCAACAACGACACAGGCTTTACTCGAAATACCACTTCGGCGTCGGCCGGTGATTACCGCCTCACCGATCTTCCCGGGGGAACCTACACGCTGACAGTGACGGCACAAGGTTTCAAGCCGGTCAAACAGACAGGCATTAGCGTTGCCGCCGGCTCAGTAAACCAACAGAATGTGCAATTGAGCGTGGGAGCTGTGACGCAGGAGGTAACCGTTTCCGGCGCTGCTGCTACGCTGCAAACTCAGCAGGCAAACGTTCACACGACCATTTCGAATTACGCCGTGCAGAACTTGCCGCTGAACATCTACCACAATTTCCAAAGCGTTGAACTGCTCGCTCCCGGTGTTGTATCTCTTTCATCCATTTCGGGCAGCTACCCCAACTCTTTGGCTGATACGCCGGACCGCTCATTTGCCATCAACTCGAACGGCCTGCCGCAGCACATCAACACTTCTCGTGTGGATGGCGCCACAAATGTGTTCTTGTGGCTGCCTGACCATATGGTGATCATCCCTCCTGCAGCTACGGTCCAGGAAGTGAACGTCCAGACCTCCAATTACAACGTCCAAAAAGGGCTGACGATGGGGGCTGCAACCGATGTGATCACCAAAGGCGGAACAAACCAGTTCCATGGCCAGCTCTACGGATTTCACACCGATGCGGCACTTGGTGCCCAGAATGCTCTAGTCCATACTTCTAATGGCAAGAAGCCGAAGAACATTCAGAACAACGACGGCGTGGCTGTCGGCGGACCCATCGTCAAGAACAAGTTGTTTTTCTTCGGCAACTGGGATGGATACTACCAGCGCAATGAGGCTGCCGACCAGTTCCTGATTCCGCCCACAGATATGCGGAACGGAGACTTCTCGCAGTACCTCGGGGCGCCTCTCTATTCGGATGCTGCCCATACCAATCCGATCAACGTCTGCACCACCAGCGGTGGCACCACTCAATTGCGAGGGGGCATGATTTTTGATCCCACCACCGGCGATCCAAATACCGGTGCGAATCGCTGCGTCTTCACCGGGAATATTATTCCGACCAGCCGTATCTATCAGGGTGCCAGCAGCTTCTGGCAACTGATGGCGCCTTACACTCCGAACTATACGCTGGGCCAGGCGTTTAGTGAAACTACTGCAGTCAACGACCTCCGCCTGCGCAATTCGGCCTGGAACCGGAACATCTATACCGGCAAGGTTGACTACAATATCAGCGACCGCCAGACCGTGTGGGGCAAATACACTCTCCAGAAAGCCCTCCTGAATGACGGGGTTGATTACGGAATCGCGGGACGGGGCAACGGCACTGGAATCAGCGACGACACTGCCCAGACCGTGACCATCGGGCACACGTGGACGGCAAAATCCAACCTTGTACTGACCGGACATATTGGCTTCACCCGCATGGGCGAAAAGAATTCGACGGCCGACTTCGGAAAGAACTACGGGCAGGACGTTCTCGGCCTTGCCAACAGCAACACTCCGACCAACGATCAACGGTATAGCGGTATGCCCGGGATTGCCATAAGTGACTTCACCACTCTCGGGAATAATTCATCCTGGCAGCCGGTGCAGCGCAACGACTGGCAATTGACGCTGGATGAAAATGGCACATGGATCAAGGGCAAGCACTCGATTGTGTTTGGCTTTGATGCGTCGCACAATCACATGAACCATTGGCAGCCGGAAATCGTCTGCTGCCCGCGTGGATATGTCATCACCTCGGATTACAATACGTTCCTGAATCTGACACCCGGAAATGCGGCGACCGTCTACGATGCTACCGGGAAGTCCAGCACCTTTAACCCTGCCATCTGGAACGGAGCGGCAGCGTTCGACCTTGGGCTGGCAAGTGAGGTTGAAAACGGCCAGCAGTTTATTAAGGCCACCAACAAGGATTGGGATGAAGCTCTCTACATTGGAGATACCTTCCGTCTCACACCCAAACTGACCATTGATGCCGGTCTCCGATGGGAGTACTATCCACTCATCACCAGGGATGGCGTCAGCAAATTCGAGGTCTATGACGCCGCCACCAACCAGCTTTATCTGGGCGGGCTTGGCAACCATGACACGCACCTCAATAACACGCCTGTTGGAGTAACCAGCAGCAAGACGCTGTTTGCTCCTCGCCTGGGGCTTGCCTATCAGTTCAACGACAAGACGGTCGTGCGCGCTGCGTTCGGGATGAGCTACGACACGCTCCCGCTCGAACGGCCTCTGCGTGGGTTCTGGCCATACACGATTGGTGCTGACAACAATGTTGTGCTTCCTGGGGTCAGCAGCGCCGTCACCCAGTACCTCCCGTATGCAAGCTTTGACACGTCAAAGAACACGATCAACAACATTCCCGGCTCACCTGTAAACGGGGGTGTGGGACTGGCCAATGGCGTGCCACTCATCCAGGCCCCTACTGGGTTCCAGTCGGGTATCATCACTCCTCCCAGCGACGTTACCATCGGGACGTTGGCGCCTGGGGACTTCAAGCGCGGCTATGTTGAATTCTGGAACTTTACCGTCCAGAGGAAATTACCCGGCGAAGTCCTGTTGAACGTGGGCTACGTCGGAAACCATCTGGTCCACGAATTTAACGGTCGCGATGCCAACGCTGCTCCACTGGGGGCTGGGAATAACGGTTCGCCTCTATACCTGCCATTCGGCCGCCCGCAGTCCAGCGGAACTTTCCTGTTCCAGGGATACCTGGATTCCCACTACAACTCTCTGCAGGTGTCTCTCGATCGTCATGTCACTAACGGCCTTTTCCTTCAGGGCTCCTATACCTACTCGAAGGTGATTGGCTATATGGATGACGAGGGATGGGAAAATGGTCTGCGATTCAACTGCACGTCGAACTCCCTGTTGCCCCAGGGTTGCCAGTCGCTGAACCGGCACACTCTGAGTTTTGACCACACGCACGTGCTGAAGATGGCGTTTATCTATGACCTACCCTTCGGCGCAGGCCAGAAGTGGGCGAACACAGATCGGGCTGCCAGGGCAATCCTGGGCGGTTGGCAGATCAATGGCATCGTCACGGGCCTCAGTGGAAGCCCCCTCTACGTGACCCAGACCAGCAGCTTCCTGAACACTCCAGGCACATCTCAGGTCGCGGATTTCTCCGGCGACCTGCAGATGATCAAGGGGACAGGACGCCACGAACAATGGTTCAACACGACTGCCTTTACCCCGGTTGAAACTGTGCGAATCGGAAACGGGGGGCGAGGCAACTCGTGGTTGAGAGGTCCCGGGCTGATGCAACTCGACCTCAGCCTATTCCGCAACTTCAAGCTCACGGAGCGGTTCGATCTGAAGGTGCGGGCTGAGACGCTGAATTTCGCTAACCATCCTCACTGGAGTAATCCGAGCACAAGCTGCTCCATCACAAGCACTGGCGTCTGCGGTGGAAGCCTTGGGCAGATCACCAGCGCGTTCGGAGAGAGGATCTTCCAGTTAGGAGCCGAAATCGACTTCTAA
- a CDS encoding sugar phosphate isomerase/epimerase, which yields MTKNNRRDFLKLSTAAAVTAAGLGGAEKALAAAGALSMPGPSAAPSPVPAPPRKFEPFALGIMTGIGNDPEAAMSKVHSLDMHTCQIDSDLLSDEMIERLGEALDKYNIAVTAMGTDGPGPYIYNFYDGPLTLGLIPRTYRGLRLEKLKTYSDQVKKLNVPAIRIHAGFIPEDPNTELYWESVEALKDMVSHCKRNGQDFLYETGTETPIALLRAMKDIGLDGELGNQGVNLDTANLILYGKANPLDALDVLGPYVKNTHAKDGLYPTNPRDLGKEVAIPTGKVNFPKIIAKLKELNYQGPITIEREISGPQQLEDVKRERDYLKKLIES from the coding sequence ATGACAAAGAACAATCGCAGGGATTTTCTGAAACTATCGACGGCGGCTGCCGTGACGGCGGCTGGATTGGGCGGCGCAGAGAAAGCTCTGGCGGCAGCGGGAGCTTTGTCAATGCCCGGCCCTTCTGCAGCGCCATCACCCGTTCCTGCTCCGCCGCGCAAATTTGAACCCTTCGCACTGGGGATCATGACGGGAATCGGAAATGATCCGGAAGCAGCGATGTCCAAGGTGCACAGCCTGGATATGCACACCTGCCAGATCGACTCGGATCTCTTAAGCGATGAGATGATCGAACGGCTTGGGGAGGCGCTCGACAAGTACAATATTGCGGTGACGGCCATGGGGACGGATGGTCCGGGCCCCTATATTTACAATTTCTACGACGGGCCTCTCACCCTGGGCCTGATTCCCCGCACCTATCGCGGGCTGCGTCTCGAGAAGCTGAAAACTTATTCGGACCAGGTCAAGAAACTGAATGTACCTGCCATTCGCATTCACGCAGGCTTTATCCCGGAGGACCCCAATACCGAACTGTATTGGGAATCGGTAGAGGCGCTCAAGGATATGGTTAGCCATTGCAAGCGCAATGGGCAGGACTTCCTGTACGAAACGGGGACGGAGACTCCCATTGCCTTGCTGCGAGCGATGAAGGACATCGGGCTGGACGGCGAACTCGGCAACCAGGGAGTGAATCTCGATACGGCAAACCTCATACTCTATGGCAAGGCGAACCCGCTGGATGCGCTGGATGTTCTGGGTCCTTACGTGAAGAACACGCATGCCAAAGACGGTTTGTATCCCACGAATCCCCGCGACCTGGGGAAGGAGGTTGCGATTCCAACTGGGAAGGTAAATTTTCCCAAGATTATCGCGAAGCTGAAGGAACTGAACTATCAGGGTCCGATCACAATCGAGCGCGAGATTTCCGGCCCTCAACAACTGGAAGACGTGAAACGAGAGAGAGATTATCTGAAAAAGCTGATCGAGTCCTAA
- a CDS encoding sugar phosphate isomerase/epimerase, whose product MSNETSRRDFLKLTVAGTAALSALPASLAAKPARGSSKLSLHKGLVYSMLPKEMSVADRFKLARDTGFKVVQAPTTPDKNEAEEFKKAADAAGVRIDSVMNMAHWEYPLSSSDLSVVAKSLDGMRTSLHNARLWGSDAVLLVPAVVNPQTSYHDAWVRSQKEIRKLIPLAEELKIVIAIEEVWNKFLLSPLEMRTYIEQFRSPWVKAWFDVGNVVLYGYPQDWIHTLGKQIVKLHLKDFKVDHSRYEWVNLGDGQVMWPAVRQALIEIGYSGSAICELESGDEAYLRDVSNRIDRLLIQG is encoded by the coding sequence ATGAGCAATGAGACATCAAGGCGGGATTTTCTGAAGCTGACGGTTGCTGGGACGGCGGCGCTCAGTGCGCTGCCTGCCTCGCTCGCCGCAAAGCCGGCGCGGGGCAGCAGCAAGCTATCGCTCCACAAGGGTCTTGTTTACAGCATGCTGCCCAAAGAAATGAGCGTGGCAGACCGCTTCAAGCTGGCTCGGGACACGGGCTTCAAGGTGGTGCAGGCGCCCACGACGCCGGACAAGAACGAGGCGGAAGAATTCAAGAAGGCGGCCGATGCGGCGGGTGTGCGGATTGACTCAGTGATGAACATGGCCCACTGGGAGTATCCTCTTTCCTCTTCCGATCTCTCCGTCGTGGCAAAGAGCCTGGATGGGATGCGGACCTCGTTGCACAATGCCAGGCTGTGGGGATCAGACGCCGTGCTGCTGGTGCCAGCCGTGGTAAATCCTCAGACCAGTTATCACGATGCATGGGTGCGCTCGCAGAAGGAGATTCGCAAACTAATTCCTTTGGCAGAGGAATTGAAAATCGTGATTGCCATTGAAGAAGTCTGGAACAAGTTCCTGCTGAGCCCGCTGGAAATGCGAACCTACATTGAACAGTTCCGCAGCCCGTGGGTAAAGGCCTGGTTCGATGTAGGTAACGTGGTCCTTTATGGTTATCCACAGGATTGGATCCACACGTTAGGGAAGCAGATCGTTAAACTCCACCTGAAAGACTTCAAGGTTGACCATAGCCGTTACGAATGGGTCAATCTGGGAGACGGACAGGTGATGTGGCCAGCCGTCCGGCAGGCGCTGATCGAAATCGGTTATTCCGGGTCGGCAATCTGCGAACTGGAAAGCGGTGACGAGGCCTACCTGCGAGATGTCAGCAACCGAATTGACCGGCTCTTGATTCAGGGCTGA
- a CDS encoding Gfo/Idh/MocA family oxidoreductase, translating into MSEDSGKKVGRREFMGAAAATSFMIMAPQLVRGTAANSALRVGLLGCGGRGTADAEYTIETGKARLVALADIFQDQLDKAKAHFDKFQKAKGYAAIERSLMFKGPTAYQEIAHSKEVDVVIITTPPYFHPQHLAEVVTAGKHVYCEKPVAVDPAGCTSVLDSGRRAQGRLSLEVGFQLRNAPPYVEQVKRIHAGALGDIVSGTGHYFSGYIDRPSWPGASRDEHRLRNWVHYRILSGDIIVEQNIHVIDVCNWILQGHPIKASASGSNLHRPDQGDCYNNYSVAFEYPNSVSMTFGSTQFNKGWWDVGWQFFGTKGVSETHYNGPVAIYGDNAWKYGEGGSQAGGGQFSAAGVFHGNLDEADPEKKKSFVESILNNQFHNQAQQGVESAISCMMARQAAYTSQEVSYEQMATSGERWVNDIDLTQFA; encoded by the coding sequence GTGAGTGAAGATTCCGGCAAGAAAGTAGGACGACGAGAATTTATGGGCGCGGCTGCTGCGACAAGCTTTATGATCATGGCTCCGCAACTGGTGCGCGGGACAGCGGCAAATTCCGCACTGCGGGTCGGGCTGCTGGGCTGCGGCGGCCGTGGGACGGCGGACGCGGAATACACAATCGAGACTGGCAAGGCTCGCCTGGTGGCGCTGGCGGATATTTTTCAGGACCAGTTGGACAAGGCGAAGGCGCATTTTGACAAATTTCAGAAGGCCAAAGGTTATGCAGCGATCGAGCGCAGCCTGATGTTCAAAGGGCCGACCGCGTATCAGGAGATCGCGCATTCGAAGGAAGTGGATGTTGTAATTATTACGACTCCTCCCTACTTCCACCCGCAGCACCTGGCTGAAGTGGTGACGGCGGGCAAGCATGTTTATTGTGAAAAGCCGGTTGCTGTGGACCCTGCGGGCTGCACCTCTGTTCTTGACTCTGGAAGGAGGGCGCAGGGGCGCTTGAGCCTGGAGGTTGGTTTCCAGCTTCGGAACGCTCCGCCCTATGTGGAGCAGGTGAAGCGGATTCACGCCGGCGCGCTGGGCGATATCGTATCGGGAACCGGGCACTATTTTTCGGGATACATTGACAGGCCCTCCTGGCCGGGCGCCTCTCGTGACGAACACCGGCTGCGTAACTGGGTCCATTACCGCATCCTCTCGGGGGACATCATTGTGGAACAGAACATCCACGTGATTGACGTCTGCAACTGGATTCTCCAGGGGCATCCCATCAAGGCCTCAGCATCGGGCAGTAATCTCCACAGGCCTGACCAGGGCGATTGCTATAACAATTATAGTGTCGCTTTTGAATACCCCAACAGCGTAAGCATGACGTTCGGTTCCACCCAGTTCAACAAGGGCTGGTGGGATGTGGGATGGCAATTCTTCGGCACCAAGGGCGTCTCAGAAACGCACTATAACGGGCCGGTGGCCATCTATGGCGATAACGCCTGGAAATACGGTGAGGGCGGTTCCCAGGCGGGAGGTGGACAATTCTCTGCGGCGGGAGTTTTCCATGGCAACCTTGACGAGGCGGACCCGGAGAAAAAGAAATCCTTTGTGGAAAGCATTCTGAACAACCAGTTCCACAACCAGGCCCAGCAGGGCGTGGAATCAGCTATCAGTTGCATGATGGCCCGCCAGGCGGCCTATACCAGCCAGGAAGTCAGCTACGAGCAGATGGCTACTTCTGGGGAGCGGTGGGTCAATGATATTGACCTCACGCAATTTGCCTGA
- a CDS encoding type III restriction endonuclease subunit R, protein MNPIVNAISNRLSLRAPQRESLEILDRVCESRALDQSVSGGGDIDLAQALETIKGEFPTVTDFERDFPSLCFALATGVGKTRLMGAFISYLHRIKLSRHFFVLAPNLTIYNKLIADFSPNTPKYVFEGIAEFATNRPEIITGDNYESGRGIRAEDSLQARLFDTSPIHVNIFNISKINSEVRGGKPPRIKRLSEYIGESYFEYLAGLKDLVLLMDESHRYRASAGVRAINELKPILGLELTATPQIERNGTPESFKNIIFSYPLSSAMNDGFVKEPAVATRENFNVNNYNEDSLEKLKLEDGVRVHENTKVELEVYARDNGKPIVKPFILVVAKDTSHADDLRKVIEADDFFGGRYKGKVITVHSNLRGDEKDETVQQLLSVEDRDNSTEIVIHVNMLKEGWDVTNLYTIVPLRAANSKTLVEQSIGRGLRLPYGGRVGISAVDRLTIVSHDKFQEIIDEANRPDSIIRTGVVIGRDIPDKETKAVEVCPLIMTAVTPATAAPEGIAEQKPLFDTEREREVARATLMAIRPMERLARSADLKAPENIQKLVERVKAATAPAQGVLEGAGEQVNVEEVVTKTVDLYVEKSIDIPKIVVVPKGEVTAGYSDFGLDLRGVQLQPVAKDILIAHLHDHSRYRLVSGDGIAPEARLEDYLVRGLMDFDDISYDDHAELLYKLAGQVVDHLKSYLANEDDVINVLQYHQDQLVEIIHLQMQDHYEEKATEYEVHVTRGFTTLRPNNYSIPAGEAPRSFRVPIDEKLMIRGMLFGGFRRCLYPAQRFQSDSERRFSVILEDDPDVLKWFKPGKGDFQIRYKGDIAYEPDFVVETKTAKLICEPKRASEMKDKTVLAKADAAAVWCEHASRHEQEHAGKPWSYLLIPDEVINEAMTLQGLCAAYTVGIEAGV, encoded by the coding sequence GTGAATCCAATCGTAAACGCGATTTCAAACCGTTTGAGCCTGCGCGCCCCGCAGCGTGAGTCTTTGGAGATTCTCGACCGGGTGTGCGAGTCGCGTGCACTTGATCAATCGGTCAGCGGAGGCGGTGACATCGATCTGGCCCAGGCCCTGGAGACGATCAAGGGTGAGTTCCCGACGGTCACAGACTTTGAACGTGATTTTCCATCGCTGTGTTTTGCATTGGCAACCGGCGTGGGCAAAACACGGTTGATGGGGGCCTTTATCTCCTACCTGCATCGGATCAAGCTAAGCCGGCACTTCTTTGTGCTGGCTCCCAATCTTACGATCTATAACAAGCTGATTGCGGACTTCAGTCCGAATACCCCAAAGTACGTATTCGAGGGTATTGCAGAATTTGCAACCAATCGGCCGGAAATCATCACGGGCGACAACTACGAGAGTGGCCGGGGAATTCGTGCTGAAGACTCACTGCAGGCCCGGCTGTTTGACACCAGCCCCATTCACGTCAACATCTTCAACATTTCAAAGATCAACAGCGAAGTCCGTGGTGGCAAGCCGCCTCGCATTAAACGCCTGAGCGAATATATCGGCGAGAGCTATTTCGAGTATTTGGCAGGCCTGAAGGATTTAGTATTGCTCATGGATGAGTCACACCGTTACCGGGCATCGGCGGGCGTCAGGGCGATCAATGAGTTGAAGCCGATTCTAGGGCTAGAGTTGACGGCGACACCGCAGATTGAGCGAAACGGAACGCCCGAGTCCTTCAAGAACATTATTTTCAGCTATCCTCTATCCAGCGCCATGAATGATGGCTTTGTTAAAGAGCCCGCCGTGGCAACCCGCGAGAACTTCAACGTTAACAATTACAACGAAGATTCACTGGAAAAGCTCAAACTCGAAGATGGCGTACGAGTCCATGAAAACACGAAAGTCGAGCTGGAGGTATATGCAAGGGATAACGGCAAACCTATCGTAAAGCCGTTTATTTTGGTCGTGGCCAAAGATACTAGCCATGCTGATGACCTGCGAAAAGTGATCGAAGCGGACGACTTTTTCGGCGGCCGGTATAAAGGCAAAGTCATCACGGTCCACTCGAACTTGCGCGGCGACGAAAAGGACGAGACCGTCCAACAATTGCTTTCGGTCGAAGATCGTGACAACTCGACAGAGATTGTGATCCACGTGAACATGCTGAAAGAGGGCTGGGATGTAACAAACCTCTACACGATTGTTCCGCTGCGAGCCGCGAACTCGAAGACCTTGGTCGAGCAGTCGATTGGGCGTGGGCTGCGGCTGCCCTACGGCGGGCGTGTGGGCATTTCGGCTGTGGACAGGCTTACCATCGTTTCGCACGACAAGTTCCAGGAAATCATCGACGAAGCGAACAGGCCGGATTCGATTATCCGGACCGGAGTGGTTATCGGGCGCGATATTCCCGATAAGGAAACGAAGGCTGTGGAAGTGTGCCCATTGATCATGACCGCAGTTACACCAGCTACGGCTGCCCCGGAGGGTATTGCTGAACAGAAACCGCTGTTCGATACCGAACGGGAGCGGGAAGTTGCACGCGCCACCTTGATGGCGATTCGGCCGATGGAACGGCTGGCAAGATCGGCCGATTTGAAGGCGCCCGAGAACATACAAAAACTGGTGGAGCGCGTTAAAGCAGCAACCGCGCCGGCGCAAGGAGTCTTGGAAGGCGCTGGTGAGCAGGTAAACGTTGAGGAAGTCGTCACGAAAACGGTGGACCTGTATGTGGAGAAGTCCATTGATATCCCGAAGATAGTTGTAGTGCCGAAAGGCGAGGTAACGGCGGGATACAGCGACTTCGGCCTTGACTTGCGTGGTGTCCAGCTTCAGCCCGTAGCCAAGGATATTCTGATCGCTCACCTGCACGATCACTCGCGCTACAGGCTGGTGAGCGGCGATGGAATCGCGCCAGAAGCCCGTTTGGAAGACTACCTTGTTCGAGGGCTGATGGATTTTGATGACATCAGTTACGACGACCACGCGGAACTTCTTTACAAGCTGGCGGGACAGGTGGTTGACCACCTTAAGTCATATTTGGCCAACGAGGATGACGTAATAAATGTGCTTCAGTACCACCAGGACCAGCTTGTGGAAATAATCCACCTACAAATGCAGGATCATTACGAGGAAAAGGCCACGGAATACGAAGTTCACGTCACACGCGGGTTTACGACACTGCGACCGAACAATTACTCCATTCCGGCCGGTGAGGCCCCGAGGAGCTTCCGGGTACCCATTGATGAGAAACTAATGATCCGAGGCATGTTATTCGGCGGGTTTAGGAGATGCCTCTACCCGGCACAGCGTTTCCAGTCTGACTCGGAGCGTAGGTTCTCGGTGATCCTTGAAGACGATCCTGACGTGTTGAAGTGGTTTAAACCCGGCAAAGGCGATTTCCAGATTCGCTACAAGGGCGACATTGCGTATGAACCAGATTTTGTGGTGGAAACGAAAACCGCCAAGTTGATCTGTGAACCCAAGCGAGCAAGTGAAATGAAGGACAAAACGGTGTTAGCCAAGGCAGATGCCGCTGCCGTTTGGTGCGAGCATGCCAGCCGTCACGAGCAAGAACACGCCGGCAAGCCTTGGTCGTATCTGTTGATTCCTGATGAGGTCATTAACGAAGCAATGACTCTCCAAGGATTGTGTGCGGCCTACACAGTAGGAATCGAGGCTGGCGTTTGA
- a CDS encoding DUF1080 domain-containing protein gives MKRTSVVVCGLVLACALGAFWGMRSYAAPRGAGKWTPLFNGKNLNGWQAFGTEKWVADHGTILGESVTDKYGYLMTKKDYKNFEIRLKFNCTSEGNSGLFFHSKITGENPKWGPDIEGMQAEIDPARHTAGIYESGGHGWVALPTAEGEKAIKPVGQWNSMDLRVEGNHIVTHLNGVKIVDYTYEPAKYTDGQIGLQIHTGMHGFRIRFKDIQIRTLP, from the coding sequence ATGAAGCGAACGAGTGTTGTTGTGTGCGGATTGGTGCTGGCATGCGCGCTGGGGGCATTCTGGGGGATGCGGAGCTACGCTGCTCCACGGGGCGCGGGCAAATGGACGCCGTTATTTAACGGGAAGAACTTGAATGGATGGCAAGCATTTGGGACAGAGAAGTGGGTGGCTGACCATGGAACAATTCTTGGCGAAAGTGTCACCGATAAGTATGGCTATCTGATGACTAAGAAAGATTACAAGAACTTCGAGATCAGGCTGAAGTTCAATTGCACATCGGAAGGAAACAGTGGGCTCTTCTTCCACTCGAAGATTACGGGCGAGAACCCCAAATGGGGACCGGACATCGAGGGCATGCAGGCAGAGATTGATCCGGCTCGGCACACCGCAGGTATTTACGAAAGCGGTGGGCACGGCTGGGTGGCCCTGCCAACAGCCGAGGGCGAAAAGGCGATCAAGCCGGTTGGCCAGTGGAACAGCATGGACCTTCGCGTTGAAGGAAATCACATTGTAACCCATCTGAATGGTGTCAAGATTGTGGATTATACGTATGAGCCGGCAAAGTACACAGACGGGCAGATCGGATTGCAGATTCACACCGGTATGCACGGATTCAGAATCCGGTTCAAGGATATTCAAATCCGGACGCTTCCCTAG